The segment AGTTTGCCCGGCATGCCGAAGGATTCCAGCGGGCTCTTGCGACGAGCGTTGTCGCGTGCCTTGCGGGCCGCCATACGGGCCTGGGCGGCCTGGACAGCCTTGCGGATGACGTCGCGGGCCGGGCCGGGGTTTCGTTCCAACCAGTCGCCAAGCTGGTCGGTGACCACCCGTTGGACGAAGCCCTTGACCTCGGAGTTACCCAGTTTGGTCTTGGTCTGGCCCTCGAACTGGGGTTCAGACAACTTCACCGAGATGACGGCTGTGAGGCCCTCCCGGATGTCGTCACCGGTGAGGTTGTCATCCTTTTCCTTGATGATGGTTTTCTCGCGCGCGTAGCGGTTGATGAGGGAAGTCATCGCGGCACGGAAACCTTCTTCGTGGGTGCCGCCCTCGTGGGTGTTGATGGTGTTGGCGTAAGTGTGGACGCTCTCGGAATAGGCCGTGGTCCACTGCATCGCGACCTCGACGGCGATGTGCCGCTCAGTGTCTTCGGTTTCAAAGGCAATGACGTCCTCGTGGACGATGTCCACCTTCTTGTTCGAGTTCAGGTGTTTCACGTAGTCGAGCAGACCGTCGTTGTACTGGTAAACCACCGTCCGGTGTTCTGCCGCCACTTCGCCGTCGGTGACAACTGCGTCAAGATCCAGGTCATCGTCGCCTGCTCCTGCGACAGGGCGCTCGTCCGTGAGGGTAATGCGCAAGCCCTTGTTGAGGAAGGCCATCTGCTGGAATCGCGCGCGGAGGGTTTCGAAATCGAAATCGGTGCTCTCGAAGATGGTGCCGTCCGGGTAGAACGTCTGGGACGTTCCGGTCTGGTCCGTTGCTTCGCCCTGGACGAGCCCACCCTGTGGCTTGCCGCCGTCGGCGAAGGTCATCCGCCAAACGTGTCCCTGGCGACGCACCTCGGTGTCGACCCTGCGCGAAAGTGCGTTGACAACGGAAATACCGACGCCGTGGAGGCCACCGGACACGGCATAGCCGCTGCCGCCGAACTTGCCGCCGGCGTGCAGGATCGTCATGACAACTTCGACGGTAGGCTTCTTCTCCGTGGGGTGCATATCCACCGGGATGCCACGGCCGTCGTCCACGACCTTGACGCCGCCGTCGGCCTGGAGAGTCACTTCAATGTGGCTGCAGTACCCGGCAAGGGCCTCGTCCACCGAGTTGTCCACCACTTCGTACACCAAGTGGTGGAGGCCACGCGGGCCTGTGGATCCGATGTACATACCCGGGCGCTTACGCACCGCTTCGAGACCCTCAAGAACGGTAATGTCGCTCGCACCGTACTCCTTGGACCCCGAGGGTGTGTCAGGCTTATGGGCGTTCTCCTTCGCGGGATCTACTGCCAAGGTCTCTGCATTGTCGTTAGCCACAGGCGCTTTCGACTCCTCCGTGTTCGATGGTCGCCAGCCGTCACCGCACCAAGAAAGCACGTCCGTCAGGACACACCACAGGGATACGGCAGCCGCCAACAGGGACGTCACTGCTAACGCCGGCTACTTCGTCATTGGCGGATCCGCTTTTACAAGTGCTGTTCAGCGGAGCCAATCAACGTTCACCGGCGCCCAGTTGTCTATGCCGATTCTATCGTGACTGGGCGCAGTTCCTTGCAAAACCCGGCCCATATGCTCAGGAAACTAGCTCTGGGAGGCCGCTGGCCCCATCTGCAAGCCGCCAAAACGGCACCTCTAGGGAGCTGTACGGTCCGGGGAGGTTTCTCGCCCCTGTGCGCCGTTCAAGCAAATCCGCTGACGCGGGTGCCGAGGAAGTTACCCGTAGGTATCCCGGGGGCCCCGCCCATTGACGCTTCGGCCGCCCTTGCGCCAGCTCGGTGCGGTGGGCGCGAGCACTTGAATGGACGTCACCACTCCGTCTCCGAGTTCCCTTCGGAACATGTCCAGGAGGCTGGTGCTCAGGAGCCTGAGCTGCGTTGCCCAGGCGGTGGAATCGCAGCGGACATGGAGCGTGGTGTCGGTGAAGCTCTCCGGGGTGCAATGCGCGGAAATCTCCGGTCCCACCAAGGCATCCCACTCGGCCATCACGGAACCCACGGCCACCGGAGACGTCCAGCCCCGTTCGGCCACGAGCCTCCCGACGACTTTCCCCAAGCCAAGCGGATCCCGGCCGGTGCCGTGGAATTGGCTGAATCCGCGGGTATCGCGGACGCCCTTGCGTTTAGGAGCGGCGCCCGTCCGCGGGGCAGCGCGGCGGATTTCGCCCCGCGCGGCCGCCGCTTCGCGCATCCGATTCAAAGCTGATTGGGCAGCGTCAATCTCGTCAGGGTCCCTGCCCGGCTGGCGTCCGCCGGGGCTATCCTTCTCCATCAATGCCTCCGGGCACAACCTTCACGCGTCGCCCCGCCAATTCCTCGGGAATGTCGGCGTCGACGGCGGCCGTCACCAAAACCTGTTCGGCGCCGGCCACTATTGCAGCCAGTTTACGCCTGCGCTGGACGTCCAGTTCGGCGAACACATCGTCGAGGATGAGGATCGGGGCGGAACCGCCGGTGCGGGTGTCATCGAGCATGACGTAGTACGAGGCCAAGCGCAGGGAGAGGCACATGGACCAAGTTTCACCATGGGAGGCATAGCCCTTGGCCGGAGCCTGGCCCAGAACCAGTTCGAGTTCGTCGCGGTGGGGTCCGACCAGGGAAATCCCGCGTTCCAACTCCCTGCGGCGCGAGGCAGCGAAGGCCTGGACGTAGCGCTCGGTAAGTTGCTCCACGGACAGCAAGCGAAGGTCCTCAACCCCCTCCGAACCGTCAGGGAGACCGTCGGCGGGACCGCCGTCGTCGTCCAACACGCCCTGGATGGTGGAGCGGTAGACCGCGCCCGCTTCTTTGGATCCATCCGTCAGCTGCGCGTAAGCACTCTTGAGGTGGGGTCGGAGCCGTTCCACGAGTTCCAGCCGTGCATGCAGAAGTTCCGCGCCGGCCCGCGCCATGTGTTGGTCCCAAACATCGAGCGTTGCTTCGTGGCCCGAGGTGAATTTGCCGGTGCGGGCCGATTTCAGCAGGGCGTTGCGCTGTTTGAGCACGCGGTCGTAGTCGCTGCGGGTCGCCGCGTGCACCGGCATCAGGCTCACCAGCAGTTCGTCGAGGAAGCGCCGGCGGTTGGACGGATCGCCCTTGACCAAGGCGAGGTCCTCAGGGGCGAAAAGCACCGTCTGGCAAATGCCCAGGATGTCTCGGGCACGTACAGGATTTCCGCGGTTGATCCGGCCACGGTTGGCACGGCCGGCATTGATTTCGAGCTCGACCACCGTCGATTGTTCCCCGCGGACTAGCTTCGCCCGGATCAACGCGCGGTCCGTCCCGAAGCGCAGGAGGGGCGCATCCGTGCTGACACGGTGTGAACTCAGGGTGGCCAGGTATCCGATGGCCTCCACGAGGTTCGTCTTGCCGATGCCGTTGAACCCCACCAGGACCGTGACACCGGGGCCGAGCTTGAGGTCAACCTGCGCGTAGCTGCGGAAATCGGTCAGCGAAAGATGTTCGAGGTACACGCGTACTGCTGGTCGACCGGGGCCTAGTTGGCCGGACGGGTGGCGTGTCCGCCGAACTGGTTGCGCAGCGCAGACACCATCTTCATGGCCGGCGAGTTGTCCTCGCGGGAGGAGAAGCGGGCGAAGAGCGCGGCGGTGATTGCCGGGGCGGGGATCGCGTTGGCAATGGCTTCCTCAACGGTCCATCGGCCTTCGCCGGAGTCCTCGACGTAGTCCCCGATGGAGGCCAGGCCCGGATCTTCGTCCAAGGCTTTGACCATGAGGTCCAACAGCCAGGAACGGACCACGGTGCCTTTTTGCCAGGCCCGGAAGGTGCCGGGCAGGTCCTTGATGATGTCCTTGGCCGCGAGCAGCTCGTAGCCTTCGGCGTAGGCCTGCATCAGGCCGTATTCGATGCCGTTGTGGACCATCTTGGCGTAGTGGCCTGCTCCCACGCCGCCGACGTGGACGAAGCTGTCGGCGCGTTCGCCTTCGGGGCGGAGGGCGTCGAACACCGGCATGGCCAGTTCGATGTCTTCGTCCGCGCCGCCTGCCATGAGTCCGTAGCCGTTCTGCAGGCCCCAGACGCCTCCCGACACGCCGCAATCGGCGAAGCGGATGTCCTTGGAGTCCAGGAAAGCGGCGTGTTTCTGGTCTTCGGTGAAGCGTGAGTTGCCGCCGTCGATCACCATGTCACCGGCAGAAAGCTTCTCGCCGAGTTCGCTGATCACGGCATCGGTGATGTCGCCGGAGGGAACCATGACCCAGACCAGGCGCGGCGTCGGAAGGGCAGCAATCAGTTCGTCAACGGATGCGACGTCGGCGATGTCCTGATTGCGGTCAAAACCAGTGACCTCGATTCCGCCCTTGCGCATGCGTTCGCGCATGTTGAAACCCATTTTTCCAAGGCCGATCAGTCCGATGTGCACCGTGTGAACTCTTTTCTGCGTTGGTTGTTTTGGTAGTGACCCGACTGACTCGCAGTTGTTGTCGTTTTGGGAGCCCGGAACGACAACTACTGCCAGTCAGTTGGGGAGGCGGACGGGCATGACGAGGTAGCGGTAGTCGCCCTTGTCATCGCCGTCGGCGTCAACCTGCGCGGTGATCATGGCCGGCTTGGGCGCCGTGGTGAAGGAGAAGCGCACGAACTTGGTCTCGATCACGCTCAGGCCTTCCACGAGGTAATGCGGGTTGAACGCCACCGTGATGTCTTCACCGCTGAGCTGGGCTTCCAGTTCCTCGGATGCCTGCGCGTCTTCGCCGGTACCGGCGTCGAGACTCAGTTGGCCCTGCGTGAACGCCAGGCGAACCGGCGTGTTTCGTTCGGCGACCAGGGACACGCGACGAACGGCTTCAACGAGTTCCTGCGTTTGGACCGTTGCGTGGATCGGCGTGGAATCCGGGAACAAGGACCGGATTTTGGGGTAGTCGCCGTCGACGAGCAAGGAAGTGGTGGTGCGCCCGCCGCTTTCGAAGCCAATGAGCCGGCTGTCGTCATCGGCGAGGGCGAGATGGATGTCGCCGCTGCTACCGAGGGTCTTGGCTACCTCGTTGAGGGTCTTGGATTTCACCAGGGCACTCGTGGAAATTCCCGGGGTGACGGGCTTCCACGGTACTTCTCG is part of the Arthrobacter ramosus genome and harbors:
- the gyrB gene encoding DNA topoisomerase (ATP-hydrolyzing) subunit B translates to MANDNAETLAVDPAKENAHKPDTPSGSKEYGASDITVLEGLEAVRKRPGMYIGSTGPRGLHHLVYEVVDNSVDEALAGYCSHIEVTLQADGGVKVVDDGRGIPVDMHPTEKKPTVEVVMTILHAGGKFGGSGYAVSGGLHGVGISVVNALSRRVDTEVRRQGHVWRMTFADGGKPQGGLVQGEATDQTGTSQTFYPDGTIFESTDFDFETLRARFQQMAFLNKGLRITLTDERPVAGAGDDDLDLDAVVTDGEVAAEHRTVVYQYNDGLLDYVKHLNSNKKVDIVHEDVIAFETEDTERHIAVEVAMQWTTAYSESVHTYANTINTHEGGTHEEGFRAAMTSLINRYAREKTIIKEKDDNLTGDDIREGLTAVISVKLSEPQFEGQTKTKLGNSEVKGFVQRVVTDQLGDWLERNPGPARDVIRKAVQAAQARMAARKARDNARRKSPLESFGMPGKLSDCSSKDPARCEVYLVEGDSAGGSAKRGRNPETQAILPLRGKILNVERARLDKALGNNEVQSMITAFGTGIGEDFDISKLRYHKIVLMADADVDGQHITTLLMTLLFRYMRPLIENGYVYLAQPPLYRIKWSNAPHDYVYSDRERDAKLVSGQAAGRRIPKDNGIQRYKGLGEMDYTELWDTTMDPDHRTLLQVTMDDALAADQTFSVLMGEDVESRRNFIQQNAKDVRFLDI
- a CDS encoding DUF721 domain-containing protein, translating into MEKDSPGGRQPGRDPDEIDAAQSALNRMREAAAARGEIRRAAPRTGAAPKRKGVRDTRGFSQFHGTGRDPLGLGKVVGRLVAERGWTSPVAVGSVMAEWDALVGPEISAHCTPESFTDTTLHVRCDSTAWATQLRLLSTSLLDMFRRELGDGVVTSIQVLAPTAPSWRKGGRSVNGRGPRDTYG
- the recF gene encoding DNA replication/repair protein RecF (All proteins in this family for which functions are known are DNA-binding proteins that assist the filamentation of RecA onto DNA for the initiation of recombination or recombinational repair.) → MYLEHLSLTDFRSYAQVDLKLGPGVTVLVGFNGIGKTNLVEAIGYLATLSSHRVSTDAPLLRFGTDRALIRAKLVRGEQSTVVELEINAGRANRGRINRGNPVRARDILGICQTVLFAPEDLALVKGDPSNRRRFLDELLVSLMPVHAATRSDYDRVLKQRNALLKSARTGKFTSGHEATLDVWDQHMARAGAELLHARLELVERLRPHLKSAYAQLTDGSKEAGAVYRSTIQGVLDDDGGPADGLPDGSEGVEDLRLLSVEQLTERYVQAFAASRRRELERGISLVGPHRDELELVLGQAPAKGYASHGETWSMCLSLRLASYYVMLDDTRTGGSAPILILDDVFAELDVQRRRKLAAIVAGAEQVLVTAAVDADIPEELAGRRVKVVPGGIDGEG
- the dnaN gene encoding DNA polymerase III subunit beta encodes the protein MKFRVERDVLAEAVTWTARSLSPRPPVPVLSGLLLKAEAGTVSLSSFDYETSARLEIPADITTEGTILVSGRLLADICRSLPSAPVEIETDGSKVTLTCRRSSFHLATMPESEYPPLPALPAISGTLPGDAFAQAVSQVIIAASRDDTLPILTGVRMEIEDDMITLLATDRYRLAMREVPWKPVTPGISTSALVKSKTLNEVAKTLGSSGDIHLALADDDSRLIGFESGGRTTTSLLVDGDYPKIRSLFPDSTPIHATVQTQELVEAVRRVSLVAERNTPVRLAFTQGQLSLDAGTGEDAQASEELEAQLSGEDITVAFNPHYLVEGLSVIETKFVRFSFTTAPKPAMITAQVDADGDDKGDYRYLVMPVRLPN